The following coding sequences are from one Oncorhynchus kisutch isolate 150728-3 linkage group LG23, Okis_V2, whole genome shotgun sequence window:
- the LOC109877857 gene encoding long-chain fatty acid transport protein 4, with product MMRLACCTVLLFVLRLLVGLPWFQVLPSILIFYLGSGGWKFIHIFAKTIGRDVHAAGVLIKVKWNVKRHLRERNTLPKIFAETVRRHGDKTALIFEGTGEKWSFRQLDEYSNRVANLLLQRGFVEGDVVALFMESRSQYVGLWLGMAKIGVEAALINFNLRLEALVHCVTISNAKAVVFGSELTKAMCEVHSSMGKTVQMLCSGDWDPKQVPVGTECLEPLLDAAPIHLPSRPDRCFTDRLFYIYTSGTTGMPKAAIVVHSRYYRMAALVYYGFGMTSDDVLYDCLPLYHSAGNIVGVGQCLIHGMTVVIKKKFSASRFWDDCAKYNCTIVQYIGEICRYLLNQPVKDIERQHRVRMALGNGLRQSIWEEFTSRFNVPQIAEFYGATECNCSLGNFGNMTGACGFNSQILPFIYPIRLVKVDEETMELTRGPDGVCIPCKPGEPGQLVGRIIQNDPLRRFDGYVNEGATTKKIANNVFKKGDSAYLSGDVLIMDQYGYMYFKDRTGDTFRWKGENVSTTEVEGTLSRLLDMKDVVVYGVEVPGAEGKAGMAAVADPERSTDLEKFGKDLEKALPPYARPVFLRFLNEVNKTGTYKFQKTEMRREGFDPSSTSNKLYFLDPSRGRYVELHQELYSSIISGKQKL from the exons ATGATGCGCCTGGCCTGCTGCACTGTCCTGCTCTTCGTGCTCCGTCTCCTGGTGGGCCTGCCCTGGTTCCAAGTCCTCCCCTCCATCCTCATCTTCTACCTGGGCTCTGGAGGTTGGAAGTTCATACACATTTTTGCCAAGACCATCGGCAGAGACGTACA TGCAGCGGGCGTCCTCATCAAGGTGAAATGGAACGTCAAGCGTCACCTGCGGGAACGAAATACCCTCCCGAAGATCTTTGCAGAGACCGTGCGTCGCCATGGGGACAAGACAGCGCTCATCTTTGAAGGCACCGGCGAGAAGTGGTCCTTCCGGCAGCTGGACGAGTACTCCAACCGCGTGGCCAACCTGCTGCTCCAGAGGGGCTTCGTGGAAGGGGATGTGGTGGCTCTCTTCATGGAGAGCCGATCCCAGTACGTGGGCCTCTGGCTGGGCATGGCCAAGATTGGTGTGGAGGCGGCCCTGATCAACTTCAACCTGAGGCTGGAGGCCTTGGTGCACTGTGTCACCATTTCCAACGCCAAGGCTGTGGTGTTCGGCAGCGAGCTGActaagg CCATGTGTGAGGTACACAGTTCCATGGGGAAGACTGTGCAGATGCTGTGTTCAGGGGACTGGGACCCCAAACAGGTTCCTGTGGGGACAGAGTGCCTGGAGCCTCTTCTGGATGCTGCCCCCATCCACCTGCCCAGCCGCCCAGACCGCTGCTTCACAG ATCGTCTGTTCTACATCTACACATCTGGGACTACTGGGATGCCCAAAGCTGCCATTGTGGTTCACAGCAG GTACTACCGCATGGCAGCGTTGGTATACTATGGCTTCGGGATGACGTCTGATGACGTGCTGTACGATTGCCTTCCACTCTACCACTCTGCAG GTAACATAGTCGGAGTGGGGCAGTGCCTGATCCATGGCATGACAGTGGTCATCAAGAAGAAGTTCTCTGCCTCCCGGTTCTGGGATGACTGTGCCAAGTACAACTGCACg ATTGTCCAGTACATCGGGGAGATCTGCCGGTACCTGTTGAACCAGCCAGTAAAGGACATAGAGCGGCAACACCGGGTCCGCATGGCGCTGGGTAACGGCCTGCGCCAGTCCATCTGGGAGGAGTTCACCTCTCGCTTCAACGTGCCACAGATAGCAGAGTTCTATGGCGCCACAGAGTGCAACTGCAGCCTAGGCAACTTCGGCAACATG ACGGGAGCGTGCGGGTTCAACAGCCagatcctccccttcatctaccccATCAGACTGGTGAAGGTGGACGAAGAGACTATGGAGCTCACTAGAGGGCCCGATGGAGTCTGCATCCCATGCAAGCCCG gtgAGCCCGGCCAGTTGGTGGGTAGGATAATTCAGAATGATCCCCTGAGAAGGTTTGATGGCTACGTGAATGAAGGAGCCACCACCAAGAAGATCGCTAACAACGTCTTCAAGAAGGGAGACAGCGCCTATCTGTCAG GCGATGTCCTCATCATGGACCAGTATGGCTACATGTACTTTAAGGACCGTACTGGGGACACGTTCCGCTGGAAGGGAGAGAACGTGTCGACCACGGAAGTGGAGGGGACGTTGAGTCGTCTATTGGACATGAAGGATGTGGTGGTCTACGGAGTCGAGGTCCCAG GAGCCGAGGGGAAGGCTGGGATGGCTGCCGTAGCAGATCCAGAGAGGTCTACAGACCTGGAAAAGTTTGGGAAGGATCTGGAGAAAGCCCTGCCGCCATACGCACGACCCGTCTTCCTACGCTTCCTCAACGAGGTCAACAAGACAG gcACCTATAAGTTCCAGAAGACAGAGATGCGGAGGGAGGGTTTTGACCCAAGCAGCACGTCAAACAAACTGTACTTCCTTGACCCCAGCAGGGGGCGCTATGTGGAGCTGCACCAGGAGCTCTACAGCAGCATCATCTCAGGGAAGCAGAAACTGTAA